The proteins below come from a single Xiphophorus couchianus chromosome 20, X_couchianus-1.0, whole genome shotgun sequence genomic window:
- the pik3c2b gene encoding phosphatidylinositol 4-phosphate 3-kinase C2 domain-containing subunit beta isoform X1 has protein sequence MSATQTQKEGSEAGWGSLEALGLSQRELVLAEALQMEYDALSRLKQDKTGTGTGSALPEPGAPSQTGLKTPEPSTPGQNLPTSSEDLLLDLSGPDSSPNQPGGSQFPLPLPPRPAPPAGVFMKETPYILDSPELRKFSGSGSGDSVGPGLGFLSKGSALPDDVPPAVPPRHPLPPPLGSELPLLPPRPSTRDVNLFHPGGDQLKVTSAELNYDLINDSLARLNEGRPAPPARCANGDQSGKLVSRSKTLPPQVPPRTYTPAAKSNKNQRRVSADPVRLGSRTNGFGYELFQVSEERDEEVAAFCHMLDVLRSAYPSSNRSRNAGFVWSPSVGHDELHQALGVAVKVTVACEAFREPLTFTCDGSSTVDLLIYQTLCYTQDQLDHLDVDDYLLKVCGHEEFLSNSQTLAGLEFVQQCLKFDWDIRLFLTKRSAVNTKLARTKEDDDTPSSMNHCILLQERPIKQTVTREALTLLLDTFHNEAESFLLSEVELLLHVERLVQSVKALCNSLAAVETPDVTAALNQLPACPCRLQPKVLKDASVLSLRENRESVVEKLTAAILDLVELYCSTFNANFHTAAQSRSGTAPVQEAGLITNVLSFNVYAAHRVPITWATSYEGFFLSCSLTHGGAELCAPQHTSKQAVSKYLFHLVVWDQRVCFPVEITQLPRESQLTVTLYASPLPPPGGAEEKGKQRRSTEPLGWVTMPLFNFRHVLTCGRKLLGLWPSTPGRSGNARTSSPNFSQPDSVILQVDFPTSSFEVIFSTPPPADFCPQYEFSRLDTISQIQLQDVLQKKAFHWLTADDKRLLWEKKAFCQSESAALPLVLASAPCWQWACLPEIYALLRQWACLGYLDALGLLHASFPDQELRRTAVQWMDSISDPELLDFLPQLVQALKYECYLDSSLVRFLLRRAIGDIRIAHYLFWLLKDNLQDSQFSARYQHLLAALLCCVGRALRDEFDRQCWLVSILTQVAQKVRDATPSSRQSVLRESLDEMKQFFSVNSCCRLPLNPALFVSGINIQSCSFFNSNAVPLKLSFQNLDPRGDNINVIFKSGDDLRQDMLTLQMIRIMNKIWIQEGLDMRMVIFKCFSTGRGRGEATGEHLVSRWKTSMVEMIPHSDTLRKIQVEHGVTGSFKDRTLADWLQKHNPTDEQYDKAVENFIYSCAGCCVATYILGICDRHNDNIMLKTSGHMFHIDFGKFLGHAQMFGNIKRDRAPFVFTSDMAYVINGGDKPSSRFHEFVDLCCEAYNLIRKHTHLFLNLLGLMLSCGIPELSDLDDLKYVYDALRPHESEADATTYFTRLIESSLGSVATKLNFFIHNLAQMKFASSEDRPALSFAPRIHTVRSDGVIKNLYICRHIRSANKGYAFVVKVERDAQQEVQLVQRTFEEFQELHSKLRLVFPSSKLPSFPSRFVIGRSRSEATADRRKDELNGYVWHLIHAAPEVAQCDLVYTFFHPLSRDERTAGGSSKPAEVLWSPAAGTELGEVKLSISYKNDKLFIMVIHIRGLQPLQDGTDPDPYVKLYLLPDPQKTGKRKTKAARRTCNPTYNEMLVYDRIPRGDLDQRVIHLRVLSDGSFWENTLLGETFISLTRLVPGQHWVDWHRLDRTGSDSAH, from the exons ATGTCTGCGACCCAGACCCAGAAGGAGGGCAGTGAGGCGGGCTGGGGCTCTCTGGAGGCTTTGGGTCTCAGCCAGAGGGAGCTGGTTCTGGCCGAGGCCCTGCAGATGGAGTACGACGCTCTCTCCAGACTCAAACAGGACAAGACCGGAACCGGGACCGGGTCTGCCCTTCCAGAACCCGGCGCTCCCAGCCAGACGGGCCTAAAGACTCCAGAGCCTTCCACACCGGGACAGAACCTCCCCACCTCCTCAGAGGACCTGCTGCTGGACCTCTCTGGGCCCGACTCCTCCCCCAACCAGCCGGGGGGGTCCCAGTTCCCTCTGCCCCTCCCACCCAGaccagcgccccctgctggggtCTTCATGAAGGAGACACCCTACATCCTGGACAGTCCTGAGCTCAGAAAgttctcaggttctggttctggtgactCGGTTGGACCCGGCTTAGGGTTCCTCTCTAAAGGCTCCGCCCTGCCTGACGACGTTCCCCCCGCCGTGCCGCCCAGGCACCCCCTTCCCCCTCCGTTGGGATCAGAGCTGCCCCTGCTGCCCCCCCGGCCCTCCACCCGGGACGTTAACCTGTTCCACCCTGGGGGCGACCAGCTGAAGGTGACCTCAGCGGAGCTGAACTATGACCTCATCAACGACTCGCTGGCCAGACTCAACGAGGGTCGCCCGGCGCCGCCGGCCCGCTGCGCCAACGGGGATCAATCAGGGAAGCTCGTGTCCCGCAGTAAGACCCTCCCCCCACAGGTGCCTCCCAGGACCTACACACCTGCAGCGAAGAGCAACAAGAACCAGCGCAGGGTTTCCGCTGACCCG gtgCGTCTGGGCTCCAGGACCAACGGGTTTGGATACGAACTGTTCCAGGTGTCGGAGGAGAGAGACGAGGAAGTGGCAGCGTTCTGTCACATGCTGGATGT gctgCGCTCAGCGTACCCCAGCAGCAACCGCTCTAGGAACGCCGGCTTCGTGTGGTCGCCGTCGGTCGGCCATGATGAGCTGCACCAGGCTCTGGGCGTGGCCGTCAAGGTGACGGTGGCTTGCGAGGCGTTCAGGGAACCTCTGACCTTCACCTGCGACG GCTCGTCCACGGTGGACCTGCTGATCTACCAGACGCTGTGCTACACTCAGGACCAACTGGACCATCTGGACGTGGACGACTACCTGCTGAAGGTCTGCGGACACGAGGAGTTCCTCAGCAA TTCTCAGACTCTGGCCGGTCTGGAGTTTGTCCAACAGTGTCTGAAGTTTGACTGGGACATTCGGCTGTTTCTCACCAAGAGATCTGCTGTCAACACCAAGCTGGCTCGCacg AAGGAAGACGATGACACGCCGTCCTCCATGAACCACTGCATCCTGCTGCAGGAGCGTCCCATTAAACAGACGGTCACCAG GGAGGCTCTGACTCTGCTGCTGGACACCTTTCACAATGAGGCTGAGTCCTTCCTGCTGTCAGAG GTGGAGCTGCTCCTGCATGTGGAGCGCCTCGTCCAATCAGTGAAGGCGCTCTGCAATTCACTGGCTGCCGTGGAAACGCCGGATGTGACGGCGGCCCTGAACCAGCTGCCAGCATGCCCCTGTCGCCTACAGCCCAAGGTTCTGAAG GATGCATCAGTGCTGTCGCTGCGGGAAAACAGAG AGTCTGTGGTGGAGAAGCtgacggcggccatcttggaccTGGTGGAGCTGTACTGCAGCACGTTTAACGCCAACTTCCACACGGCGGCGCAGAGCCGGAGCGGCACGGCGCCAGTCCAGGAGGCCGGGCTCATCACCAACGTGCTGTCCTTCAACGTGTACGCTGCCCATCGCGTCCCCATCACCTGGGCAACCAG CTACGAGGGTTTCTTCCTGTCCTGCTCTCTGACTCATGGAGGGGCGGAGCTCTGCGCGCCGCAGCACACCAGCAAACAGGCCGTCAGTAAATACCTGTTCCACCTGGTGGTGTGGGACCAGAG GGTGTGTTTCCCAGTGGAGATTACCCAGCTGCCCCGGGAGTCCCAGCTCACAGTGACGCTGTACGCCAGCCCTCTACCGCCCCCTGGAGGAGCCGAGGAGAAGGGCAAGCAGCGGCGCAGCACGGAGCCTCTGGGCTGGGTCACCATGCCGCTCTtcaacttcagaca tgtgcTGACGTGCGGCAGGAAGTTGTTGGGTCTGTGGCCATCAACTCCAGGGAGGAGCGGAAATGCCAGAACCAGTTCTCCCAACTTCAGCCAGCCAGACAGCGTCATCCTGCAG GTGGACTTCCCCACCTCCTCCTTTGAGGTGATCTTCAGCACGCCGCCCCCTGCTGACTTCTGTCCTCAGTACGAGTTCAGCAGGCTGGACACGATCAGCCAGATCCAGCTGCAGGACGTCCTGCAGAAGAAGGCCTTCCACTG GCTGACGGCGGACGACAAGCGGCTGCTGTGGGAGAAGAAGGCCTTCTGCCAGTCGGAAAGCGCGGCGCTGCCTCTGGTTCTggccagcgccccctgctggcagtGGGCGTGTCTGCCAGAAATCTACGCCCTGCTGCGGCAGTGGGCATGTCTGGGTTACCTGGACGCTCTGGGGCTGCTGCATGCATC gtttcCGGATCAGGAGCTGAGGAGGACGGCGGTCCAGTGGATGGACTCCATATCAGACCCGGAGCTGCTGGACTTTCTACCTCAGCTGGTTCAG gctCTGAAGTACGAGTGCTACCTGGACAGCTCTCTGGTCCGCTTCCTCCTACGGAGAGCCATCGGGGACATTCGCATTGCTCACTACTTGTTCTG GCTGCTGAAGGACAACCTGCAGGACAGCCAGTTCAGCGCTCGCTATCAGCACCTGCTGGCCGCCCTGCTGTGCTGCGTGGGCCGAGCTCTGAGAGACGAGTTTGACCGGCAGTGCTGGCTCGTCTCCATCCTCACCCAGGTGGCCCAGAAGGTCCGGGACGCCACGCCCTCCAGCCGACAG agTGTCCTGAGAGAGAGTCTGGATGAGATGAAGCAGTTCTTCTCGGTAAACAGCTGCTGCAGGTTACCTCTGAACCCAGCGCTGTTCGTCTCAGGAATCAACATCCAG TCTTGTTCCTTCTTCAACTCCAACGCCGTTCCTCTGAAACTGTCCTTCCAGAACCTGGACCCCCGCGGAGACAACATCAATGTCATCTTCAAG TCAGGAGACGACCTGCGACAGGACATGCTGACCCTGCAGATGATCCGCATCATGAACAAGATCTGGATCCAGGAGGGGCTGGACATGAGGATGGTCATCTTCAAATGCTTCTCCACAGGCAGAGGACGAGGTGAGGCAACAGGCGAACACCTGGTCAGCAGGTGGAAAACAA GTATGGTGGAGATGATTCCTCACTCGGACACCTTGAGGAAGATCCAGGTGGAACATGGAGTCacgggatccttcaaggaccggACGCTGGCCGACtggctgcagaaacacaacCCGACTGACGAGCAGTACGACAAG GCAGTGGAGAACTTCATCTACTCGTGCGCCGGCTGCTGCGTGGCGACCTACATCCTGGGAATCTGTGACCGCCACAACGACAACATCATGCTGAAGACGAGCGGCCACATGTTCCACATCGACTTCGGGAAGTTCCTGGGACACGCCCAGATGTTCGGCAACATCAAGCG GGACCGCGCCCCCTTCGTCTTCACCTCCGACATGGCGTACGTCATCAACGGGGGAGACAAACCTTCCAGCCGCTTCCACGAGTTTGTTGACCTGTGCTGCGAGGCGTACAACCTGAtccgcaaacacacacacctgttcCTCAACCTGCTGGGCCTG ATGCTCTCCTGTGGGATTCCTGAACTGTCAGATCTGGATGATCTGAAATACGTCTACGACGCTCTGAGGCCTCACGAGTCGGAGGCTGATGCCACCACCTACTTCACCAG ACTGATCGAGTCCAGTCTGGGCAGCGTCGCCACCAAGCTGAACTTTTTCATCCATAACCTGGCCCAGATGAAGTTCGCCTCGTCAGAGGACCGACCCGCGCTGTCCTTCGCTCCCCGGATCCACACGGTGAGGAGCGACGGTGTCATCAAGAACCTCTACATCTGCAGACACATCCGCTCCGCCAACAAGGGCTAC GCGTTTGTGGTGAAGGTGGAGCGTGACGCTCAGCAGGAGGTGCAGCTGGTTCAGAGGACCTTCGAGGAGTTCCAGGAACTTCACAGCAAACTGCGGCTCGTCTTCCCCTCCTCCAAGCTGCCCAG TTTCCCCAGCCGCTTTGTGATTGGCCGTTCCCGAAGTGAGGCGACGGCGGATCGGAGGAAAGACGAGCTGAACGGCTACGTGTGGCACCTGATCCACGCGGCGCCGGAGGTGGCTCAG tgtgATCTGGTCTACACGTTCTTCCACCCTCTGTCCAGAGACGAACGAACCGCAGGAGGCAGCAGCAAACCTGCAG AGGTGTTGTGGTCTCCAGCTGCAGGAACGGAGCTCGGAGAGGTCAAGCTGTCCATTTCCTACAAGAACGATAAGCTGTTCATCATGGTGATCCACATCAGAGGCCTG CAGCCCCTCCAGGACGGCACCGACCCGGACCCGTACGTGAAGCTCTACCTGCTGCCCGACCCCCAGAAGACGGGCAAGAGGAAGACCAAGGCAGCGCGGCGCACCTGTAACCCCACCTACAACGAGATG CTGGTGTACGATCGGATCCCGCGGGGGGACCTGGACCAGAGGGTGATCCACCTGAGGGTTCTGAGCGACGGATCCTTCTGGGAGAACACGCTGCTGGGGGAGACCTTCATCTCCCTGACCAGGCTGGTCCCGGGTCAGCACTGGGTCGACTGGCACCGCCTGGATCGAACGGGCTCAGACTCCGCCCACTGA